A stretch of DNA from Plasmodium vinckei vinckei genome assembly, chromosome: PVVCY_07:
ACGTAACTTTCTATTTTGGTACGATATTTTAacgtaaaaaaataaataaaaatatcgaCCCTAGTTAATATTTTGGTATGTTGTTTTTCTTCTAATgctaataattaaatatgattttcgtaaaataaaataaaataaagcgaaaattaatattacaactatattatatatatataattctcatgaaataaatatgaggtccacgataaaaataacgTTCAttgcataaaaattaaaaaaatttgtgtaattataaaaaaaaataatataagacacatacatataatatacatatgtaggtacatatatgcatgcaCAACTGTTGTATGCTGGTAGcaatttcctttttaaaaataaaacatttacAAAGGAATGCTTACTTAGTGAATAattcacaaaaaaataaaatgcacATTATGTTCtatgtattttttcgtTAGCAAATATGATATACTTCTAAGCAATGTATGTAAAGCATGAATATGGTTGTGCATACAATTTGttataatatgttttcGCAATATCTATGGGTATGTAAAAATCGTAatgtatatacatgtagatatatacacaaaataaaaatgtaaaatatattttcttatatgGTTATTATATAGAAACAAATGATAATTGGTTTTCTTTGCTTATatattgaatatatatatatatatatatatgcatatgtattattatatagtaCGTATTAATTAGGCATgtaattgtatataaataacgTATATCTATGTGtatccatatttatattactaatctaatattttttctcataTTGTGTTATAAAGATCCTATATATCGCAAACACTATAAACTTTTCATGATTATATGATTCAaagtaaataattatttcatcaAAAATTTGGCAAGAACTAATGTGTgcagtatatatatatatatatatgtatatgcatgTCTAAGAATAAATGCAGGTATATActtaatatgtatataaatatatatatttaaggTTATTTCTTCATgattgtatataaaaaggtaagaaaaatattatgttttattacaAAGATAACACACAATAAAACGTTAAAGTAAATAACACATTATTTGgcttttaataatataaatgtaatgtattttttttttttttttggtttttattattttttatttccttcaTAGCTTATTTGAATAAGACtcataaatgaatatataatatatccaTCAATAATCCATGACAAATAACTAATATAAGGGCACTAACACACTCTCGTTTTTTACTTTCTCTTCAtccattttataatatcataatttcattgtacatatattatattatataatatagaatacttttattttatgcataaatttatattaaagaagcattttattataaatgtaaaatataaatcacAAAAacttttatcatatttaaaaacgAATCTCTTTCATATTTCTTcgattaataaaatataaaattaacacatgtatatatagatttttttattcacaTATACAGTAGtaagtttatatatataatgaatatgcACTCATGTAGTTATGTAtactttatatattgtagATTTTGCAAAATGCTCATTTATATAGTACGTGGTTTTgtatgtgcatatatatagtaaaaCAATTTTCGCTATTCATAAAAAGTGCTATATACTTATTCGTTACAATAAAAGGTATTATTAtcatgtaaaatatattacatatatattaagaatgcgtaaataaaaaagcatatatacaatataaaaaaaaatatactgaTCTTAAGATTATTAATGCGTTATaagatatttttaaaacactGTTTTATAAacgaaaaatgaaaacaaatgttattagtttttttaagtgttattaaaatgcattgaaatataaaacaaataaataaaaattatatgtatttgctataaaagaaaataagttctttgtttataaaaatatattaggcaaatacaataataaataaatgtaaaatatatatgaacatgaatatatatatatatatgtaatgtgagtaaataaaaatgtactATACACACACTATTTCAAAAACATAAATGCTAGTGAACTCGCTTTCGTAACATAAATTTTCTTAACATTAATATGAAAACttcacaaaataaaaaaaaatatgccaaaatataatatatttgctaataattatatgacatgtacatatttttttttttctttgctCGCTTTTACATTAACATGTAAGCATTAAATAAGACTCACTAATTGTGTATacgaattaaaaataaaaactacAAGCAtgcaattatatataaatatatagcatattaataagaatatgcatatacatttatgtatattttggGTATGgaatatacaatatatatgtcaCACATATATCAGTTATATAGTAAATAACTGTGGCtgtatgaatatatatgcgagcataaaaatataaaaaagttaattatataaacgatattacatatattatacagtGAGTTAATgtagaaagaaaaaaaagcaatAGCTGTTGTATTAATTATTGTAATTATAactgtaaatatatacatatatacatatattataacaaCAATAACAACGTAAAATATGatagtaaatatttaatataaaaacaattgGCAGAGAGCAGGAAAGATATTCttcctatatatataataacccTCTGTCAGacgataaaaaatatatacaattaaatgaaaatagttaaaaaagtaatttGATATAGTATAATGAAATACAggttatattattttatatatatataaagaaaataatgcaggttaaaaaaaaagaaaaaattattaatataaatttttgttcaaattttttgttttctttttttataaattatacaatattaaatatgtttatgtAACATTATTCATgaattttgttatataaatatattattacttatTCGCAAATTTAATGACAAATTCAActtaaaaaacatatttaaaaaaattaataaaaaatacatttcttagcaaaaaatataatatataatttcaattgataaatagttatataatatttattattttttttttttttaatcaacccttataaaaatatataatgttgcgctgaaaaaaaaaatgcaataattttttttttaaggtAACAAAAGAAcaatttaaagaaaaaaaaatatgagcattaaaatgtacataattcaaataattacaATTTACTCGTAAtttgattatatatatatttattaatatataattatatatattaacataattatatttacttattatattaattattggcatatatcaatattgcatttattttatatgtaatatgtatatataaaataattaaaaaaaaaaattattatatatatttacggCATAAATgacgaaaaaaatgtacatgatatattaattggggtaatatatatttcatttaaaggcatttcatatattcattatattatatatcataaggataagaaatataaatattatgccatttataatgaaataataataaatggagggaataagtatatataataagccTTAAAGATtgtcaaataaataatatattttatagtgGTTTTATTGCatgtttaaaaatgaattcgaaatggtattatatataaagagaatttttaaacatttCATTAGCCAtgcttatataataatgcattaaataaatggttgaaaattatatttttctggCTATCATATTATTGTTCTTGTATGTACATAATgctttataaaattgtaagtttaaaaaagtttaatgaaaattacATTGGGATGTAAGATGAAGGTAGTAAGTGTATGTAAGCATGGATGGACCTTCaactatataaatatctAACCATATGAATATGTGAAAATTGgctaaatataaatatgtatattgtACTTTGCGAAAATAAACAGGTTGTAATTGTATATACAAATGGGTCACGTAAATCCCTGAAAAAATCTTTAATACAGATATAGTGTACTACTTATGAATCGATTTGATCTGTTTTATATTGAGCAAAACTAGATATGCTGATATCTATCAacattttgatatatttatataagaaTATTAGGGATGTTTGCACCCTTTTTTAATGCATGTTCTTATTTCATATTGCCTTGTTTATActtttaatatacatatatgtaatatttttaatatacatatatggaTGGATGGCATGTTGTACTTTCTGATAAGCCCGGTTTTCAGACAATACAAATTGGTTAGgagtaaaatatatatactacgaattatttaattttcgAAATTGTCcttatgtatattaaaataagaaTATTTGTTCAGGTCCTTTTTTAATCCATCTACAgctatataaaatatggatgTAGAAagaatgtaaaaaaaaaatgctttataataatttttttgtatttttaattatctTTATGCAccatcataaaaaataagataataaataataatggaatTATAAGTCCcccaaaatatatgcaataatatatttatttaatttataaaaaaaaagtgtttagtatatttgaatttaatgataaagggaattttaaaaatccGTTTTgttcattaaaatatagacatacatatattgtcgttatataaaagagaggtatatttgtaaaataatatgtgctatataatatgaggagaatattttcttgatatttttagaacaggttaaatatttcaaaattttataaaaaataattacacTTATTTCTGtgcatattaaatattttttttcctattacaatttataataataaaaaaatgtcatatatatatttttgtaagtaacaaaaatgtatttgaaatataataacattataaataagtatatataagtataaataaatatattttgtgtgGTGTTCTTTATTAGTTGATCGAAATATGTATTGAAAAATGAGTTCCACAATTATTGATAATAAAGagaatttattaaaaggtATTGGGGAAAAGGAAACTTTAAGAACCTTTTTAGAGGTAaggaattattttaaaaataatatatgacatttgtttaatattagtatatttatatttttctatgatttaaatatcctgaatatttttgtataaaatgCAGATGATAATGAATGAAAGTACATATACGAATTTTAAAGTTACAGTAAAAGACAATAGAGAGTTTTTTGGGTCTTTAAAATATCtagataaaaattatttatttcttacaAGTTGTGAGGAGCATTATAAAGGTTCTCCTACACATGGTATGTATAagtgtgtatatatttgtataggAAAATTAGTATGCTGTATTTCTAGCCATTTAATTAGTACAATTATAGCTAAATGGAATAACcctatatattattataaaaattttaagtgaattttttttttttttttttaaaggtAGCCAAGCTTATAAAAGAGATTGCAATGATGTTTTAATTCCGTTAAGTTTAATAAAATCAAttgaaattgaaaaaaaattttttaataattgttatgaagaatttacaaaaaatataacataatatattttatatatacacaatgcatatatttttttaagacacaaaaaagtattatatatttatgtacattttttatttgtaatattaaaaaaaatataaagaactttaatttgaaaattttaagaCTCTTCgtcatttaaaatttcttCTTTCATAATCTGAAATTgtaaggaaaaaaaaatgtatgtcaatttttgaatatattaaaatgtatataaaaccATTATAgggataaaatattaatatatatgtttataatttataataaaaaaaaatacctCTTGTAATTGGATATACATTTCATAGTAGTCATCGCCTTTGAGCATGTCTTTGACAAAGTAGCATGTTACTCGTATTCGAACCTGTGAATGTAAAAGAAATGTGGATGTGTTATGCATGTTTCATGTTAAGTTGGTTATCTATTGGGTATAGACAAAAGTGTATATTACGTATGTTGGAAAGTTTGGAAGGAATTGGGTGgtttgtgaaaaaaaaaaaaacttacTTGTTCTAAAGCTCCTTTGATTACTccacaaaataaattacaaTAATTTAAAGAGGATAATGATTTTGGTAACTCAACAAAGTCACATAAAGGGTTTTcatgaaaaataatggaatatatattcgAGTCTTTATTTACACAAGTAACTGTCCCGGTTATTCCTAGGAACATTTTAAATGCCAcctaaaaatgataaaaataaatatccatatgcatgtatatatagttattaatttataagaAGTTTAatagcatttttttaatagtgTTACCTTTGCTATAACTTCCATTGTTTCTTCGAAATCTTCACAAAAAGAGATCTCGGATTTTGCGAGAAATTCTTCGATCAACCTTACCCCAATGTTATGCCCCCTAAAAAGTAAGCAGTCAGTATTCGCATGCATATTAAGTGATAGGTTGTGAAAATTAGGATATATTATAGTTTTCGAAAAGGTTTCTTGCTTACATTTTACTTAATTGGTCATTAACTTCATCAACAATCTCAAAGTCCTTGAGCAACTGACTCACCAAAGCTCCATATGTGAGGGACAGCAATTCGGAGTTCTATAATGTACAAcaatatgtatgtatgcatgtatgtatgtatatttttttaaatgtcaTATTTTAGGAgagtatataataaatggtTTTATTCGAGAGTACGATGATATAGTAAACGTAAATATGGGTAtgtataaaattgaaaaaaaaaaattatttattttatgtatttaccactttttctaattttgCAAATATAGCATCCCCttgtttttcatatttatctttcatcatttttgagtcttaaaataatattaacaacTAGCtattaatgataaaataaaaatgtaaattatttccCTTTCTAAAGGTATTCCTTTTGAAGTATCAATGAAattcaatattttatttatttccgtttttttttgaaaaaaaaatgttagcAAAAATATAGCCTTATTGTATATCTATAACCCACgacaatattataaaaaaaaaaaaaaattttcaactATATTTACTCATTTGAAGTGTGAATATTATTTAGAACTCCTAAACATATGTAGGTAgtgaattataaaatatagatttatatatgatcgtataatttttttcgtaaTTTTTTCGTAATTTGTTTGTTTGACATTTTGTATAAGataataatcaaaatgGATTAAACAGATGAAAAATGACAAGTAATTATGTGGGGAAAACAAGTGGgttttcataattatccctttttaatttgttttccAAATATATTACGAATAAATGTAGGTAATTAAACTCCcgaaaattgtatatatatatatataataaattatttaatgacAGTTTTTATTAGTAACAATGTTTATTCAACCTATTGAAACAATAAGATGTGTATGGAATGGTTTAAGGGGAtggtaataatttttaaagttGGTGAATGTTAGTTTTGCTACCATTTAACCCTTTACTTGATggaattttttcttttttttttttttttttttcattttgagaaattaggaaaataaaaaatggaaattttgtgtatattataagttgtccattatttttttatgaaatatataaaaaaattgtggaaaataataaaaaaaagtatatttatatttatttcaaaggtgtaaacatttttaactttTAAAAAGAATTAGTTTTTTTCGTTGGGTTTTTTTGGTGTTCCTTTTTGTTGTAGAAAATtagtatgtatatatataatttttttaatttataaaaatgaagatatttatgtttatatattttttattttttaaatgtagaaatttgtttatttgttAATCTATGTTGTATATAGggtttgtaaaaaattggTGTTGGGAAATCGgcaatatatacatgtgtgtgtataatatagatcaaatttataagcgtaacaaaaaaaaaatcactaatagttttattaaataatttaagaaaattattataaaaaaaatgaatatatataatttgtaaattttgtaaaaaaaaaaaatcaaaacaACTTCCTTTTGTGTAAACAGAAGGATAATTAAGTATAGGGTAAACTAATTAAAAaggaatttttttttctttttatttgtctAGAATTTAcgagaaaatatatttaaagagagagaaatatatatattatatatacatattatatatacgtattatatatacttgttgtatgtatatgcaagtatatataaacttcGAACTTGTTTGGTAGCATAAAATGGGAGTTAGGGGAAGATGGAAGTGTTTGATGAAGAAAAGggtaaattaataaattttgaaaaagaaagaaatattttatacataaaaaatgaggaAGAGAAAAAAGAGAGTAGTATAATAAAGAGATATtcgaaatataatttattagacggattaaataatttaaatataaaaaaaaaaccatcttttaaaaaaagaaagactTGGGATAGtttatcaaatatatcaaaatattcatcagattataataataatattgaaaaaaaaaaaatattaattagtttaggtaataataattttgggCAATTGGggtgtgaaaaaaataaaaaagttggCTATATAGACATTTCTTCTATACCTATAAATAagaagaaattaaaaaatggtggaaataataaaagacaagaaaaatgtaaaaaaaaaaatataaaatttaataatatattaaacgaaataaaaaagagaaatcGAAACTCTgtacaaatatatgataagaATAAATATCTTTGGGGTGACAATTTACacaaacaaatattaacaaGACATGCTAGCCATTTGTCATTTTtcacattaaaaaaaaatcgtgaaaaaaaatatgaacaagaTAGAATAAATAGCGAAACGtgtagaaatatatttacacagTTTAAAGATggtaatataaaaagtgaggtattttataacaaaataaatgatagtTGTATCGAGCAAAGTAGAAAACGAAGTAGTAGTGTTCCAATTGTTAGGAAttatgttaaaaataaaaaggacAGGAATgaaacttttttatatgatagCGAAAtagattataaaaaaaaaaaaaagctagCTGAGTATGAtgattttttgttaataaatgaaaatgtgGGGGATAATATAAGAGAAAGTTATAACAATTAtgatagtaaaaaaatgggagtaaaaaaagaaaaagaatattttaatcCAAAAGATATACGATGTGGAAAATATCATTCAGGAATAGTAAGCAAAGAAGGATTTGTATGTTTATGGggtttaaataattatggaCAATTAGGTGTTAATCCTAAAAAATCTATCTATacacaatataaaaaaatagaaggAAAAAGTAAAGTAAGAAATGATTGGAATGAAGATAAGTTTAGTAAATATGACagcaataaaaaattagacaaaaataaaagcattttttctatatttaataaaaaagataaaagtAATTTATggccatatatatataaattaataccattgaaatattttggatataaacataaggtaaaaaaaataagtttaGGTTCATATCATACAATGATTTTAACATATGATGGATATGTTTTCACATTTGGTTGTAATAAAAAGGGGCAATTAGGATTGACAAATagttatgataaaaaaatagaatataCAAGCAAGCCATTTATGATCcctttaaatgataaatgttttaaattaaaaaaaaaaaataaaaatagcgGAATTACTTCACGAAATGATAATTGTAAATATCCAAATATTTCTCATcctataatttatatagaaTGTGGGCCATACACTAATGCAATAATCGATGcagataaaaatttatggaTGTGGGGGTGGAATAAATATGGACAAATAGATTGTtcttatataaatgaaaagacaaaaaaaaacggaaaaaataaaataatgagcAAGGTAAGATATAAAAGTTGTGGTAATATTGgaacaaatttattaaatttaaaaataggaAAGAAAAGTGATTATAAAGGTGAAAATAGGCATggattcaaaaaaaaaaaaaaaaaaaaaaaagtgagaAAAAATGAGGAACTATACAAAGGTAATAGCAATAAGTGTGTAAATATTCCacgaaaaataaaaataaaacaaaaaaatataattcagGTAAGTTTAGGGAAATACCATAGTTTGTGTTTGACAGAGGAAAGATCAGTTTATGTATGGGGGtacttatttaaaaaaaagacaaacaaaaaaaagaatgtaaaaaaatctGGGGTTATAGGAGGAATGAaactaaaaatatgttactTTGAAAAGAAGAATGATCACGATTATAGTAAAAAttgtgtaaaaataaaaaagataagaTGTTTAagtcatttatatataactaatattatatcatcAAGTACCCATACCGTTTTTGTTGCCCCTGTAAATTGTTTAAACATAAATGgaatgaataataatttcgtatatccaaataaaaatgctggtgataaatatagacagaatatacttttaaaaaatatgaatgagaattcaaaagaaaatattttgaaatatttttcagaCTATATATTAACACGAGGAGgtgataatatttattatgttaaatatactgatttatattatttgataaatttaaatgaaaataaaacagaTACATATCCTGATCAAACTATAGGAAATATGTACTACATAAAtaatcaattttatttaagtaGCCCAGCAGCTATTGCACGAGGATACTACACAGATAACATAAgttataacaataataatattttaaaaaatgatgaattatttaaagaaatGCGATTACCTAAAGAAGGAATAGATATTGAACGGGTTGGGAATGATAAAGACAATTTTAAAGATAATATCAATGattgttatataaataagacAAATAAAA
This window harbors:
- a CDS encoding trafficking protein particle complex subunit 3, putative translates to MMKDKYEKQGDAIFAKLEKVNSELLSLTYGALVSQLLKDFEIVDEVNDQLSKMGHNIGVRLIEEFLAKSEISFCEDFEETMEVIAKVAFKMFLGITGTVTCVNKDSNIYSIIFHENPLCDFVELPKSLSSLNYCNLFCGVIKGALEQVRIRVTCYFVKDMLKGDDYYEMYIQLQEIMKEEILNDEES
- a CDS encoding regulator of chromosome condensation, putative, translating into MEVFDEEKGKLINFEKERNILYIKNEEEKKESSIIKRYSKYNLLDGLNNLNIKKKPSFKKRKTWDSLSNISKYSSDYNNNIEKKKILISLGNNNFGQLGCEKNKKVGYIDISSIPINKKKLKNGGNNKRQEKCKKKNIKFNNILNEIKKRNRNSVQIYDKNKYLWGDNLHKQILTRHASHLSFFTLKKNREKKYEQDRINSETCRNIFTQFKDGNIKSEVFYNKINDSCIEQSRKRSSSVPIVRNYVKNKKDRNETFLYDSEIDYKKKKKLAEYDDFLLINENVGDNIRESYNNYDSKKMGVKKEKEYFNPKDIRCGKYHSGIVSKEGFVCLWGLNNYGQLGVNPKKSIYTQYKKIEGKSKVRNDWNEDKFSKYDSNKKLDKNKSIFSIFNKKDKSNLWPYIYKLIPLKYFGYKHKVKKISLGSYHTMILTYDGYVFTFGCNKKGQLGLTNSYDKKIEYTSKPFMIPLNDKCFKLKKKNKNSGITSRNDNCKYPNISHPIIYIECGPYTNAIIDADKNLWMWGWNKYGQIDCSYINEKTKKNGKNKIMSKVRYKSCGNIGTNLLNLKIGKKSDYKGENRHGFKKKKKKKKVRKNEELYKGNSNKCVNIPRKIKIKQKNIIQVSLGKYHSLCLTEERSVYVWGYLFKKKTNKKKNVKKSGVIGGMKLKICYFEKKNDHDYSKNCVKIKKIRCLSHLYITNIISSSTHTVFVAPVNCLNINGMNNNFVYPNKNAGDKYRQNILLKNMNENSKENILKYFSDYILTRGGDNIYYVKYTDLYYLINLNENKTDTYPDQTIGNMYYINNQFYLSSPAAIARGYYTDNISYNNNNILKNDELFKEMRLPKEGIDIERVGNDKDNFKDNINDCYINKTNKTFEKVMKPLYIYNENSMGEINNIQIFRVGVGKNFCIFLTSSSVNKILKDKKFDESSSSGYQGWRNSTSTFDILRNNVSENNLFCIGNAEYGQIILPSHCKQSNVPVHVHKNKLINKITLKNDNEKYHKFLKIKSKRTKYSDKINYNYKLSNLEKYYESVQTKTKTFSTGESRSRNSWATETDQGCIRQSKHSLNINMVCLDRDFSTHEKSVSSQISKKKLTLFSNYSNGRYKEESFVNNYCLKRNLFKDEFNKMRSIRRMEQNNCLFNLKTFKTLRMLRDNYIESDRFSLVPIENKNYIKQSYSVYENVLNYKYDLKCKSVDDPFRVYRSISENGSKKVNEIYDDKNPCGSTNKSINVDIIEEESKIKESELGCRPNQFGSFYNKLYGENDMNEKRSEIFSLTPDYYNDEHSNFFSIYTSDEKQDQIKNKRKFSLRNKKENFRNLVLRYIDNINDNILKKKNYDKLNNNRNIKRHFKIFKKRNSCLWNYFTYYKKKNNHNHKYNSEQIVNINLLDVACGDYHSLILVEVDVLS